In one Conger conger chromosome 5, fConCon1.1, whole genome shotgun sequence genomic region, the following are encoded:
- the LOC133128243 gene encoding apolipoprotein(a)-like: MEELTCATGDGSAYRGTISETESGKTCQLWASQNPHEHSRTPWKYPCKGLKSNYCRNPDNERMPWCYTTDPGTRWEYCKVPTCGNEPVPGTPKPPTIVEELTCATGDGSAYRGTISVTGSGKTCQLWASQNPHEHSRTPEKYPCKGLTSNYCRNPDNEKMPWCYTTDPGTRWEYCKVPTCGNEPVPAPTILEELTCATGDGSAYRGTISETRSGKTCQLWASQNPHEHSRTPENYPWKGLTSNYCRNPDNEKMPWCYTTDPGTRWEYCKVPTCGNEPVPAPKPPTILEEPTCATGDGSAYRGTISETRSGKTCQLWASQNPHEHSRTPEKYPWKGLKSNYCRNPDNERMPWCYTTDPGTRWEYCKVPTCGNEPVPAPKPPTIVEELTCATGDGSAYRGTISVTGSGKTCQLWASQNPHEHSRTPENYPCKGLKSNYCRNPDNEKMPWCYTTDPGTRWEYCKVPTCGNEPVPASKPPTIMEELTCATGDGSAYRGPISETESGKTCQLWASQNPHEHSRTPENYPCKGLKSNYCRNPDNETMPWCYTTDPGTRWEYCRVPTCGNEPVPAGLKCGQAKVKPGKCFNQIVGGCESKPHSWPWQISLRTNSHQHFCGGTLIKPQWVVTAAHCLESPHPAAYKVYLGTHTQKANEASKQVRDVKKLILEPRNLDIALLKLDSPAIINDMVMPACLPEKDYIVPHLAECHATGWGETRGTGGDGVLKQSRLPVIENKVCNRPAYLSGQVRDHEMCAGYIEGGTDSCQGDSGGPLVCHSDNTFVLQGVTSWGEDCAKPMKPGVYTRVSKFVDWIAEEIKNNS, from the exons ATGGAGGAGCTGACCTGTGCCACCGGGGATGGCAGTGCCTACAGGGGAACCATCTCTGAGACAGAATCGGGGAAGACCTGCCAGCTCTGGGCCTCTCAGAATCCACACGAGCATTCCAGGACGCCATGGAAGTACCCGTGCAA GGGGCTTAAATCTAATTACTGCAGAAATCCTGACAATGAGAGAATGCCTTGGTGCTACACGACGGACCCCGGCACTCGATGGGAGTACTGCAAGGTGCCGACCTGTGGAAATGAGCCTGTCCCAGGTA CCCCTAAACCTCCCACAATCGTGGAGGAGCTGACCTGTGCCACCGGGGATGGCAGTGCCTACAGGGGAACCATCTCCGTGACAGGATCAGGGAAGACCTGCCAGCTCTGGGCCTCTCAGAATCCACACGAGCATTCCAGGACGCCAGAGAAGTACCCGTGCAA GGGGCTTACATCGAATTATTGCAGAAATCCTGACAATGAGAAAATGCCTTGGTGCTACACGACGGACCCCGGCACTCGATGGGAGTACTGCAAGGTGCCGACCTGTGGAAATGAGCCTGTCCCAG CTCCCACGATCTTGGAGGAGTTGACCTGTGCCACCGGGGATGGCAGTGCCTACAGAGGAACCATCTCCGAGACAAGATCGGGGAAGACCTGCCAGCTCTGGGCCTCTCAGAATCCACACGAGCATTCCAGGACTCCAGAGAATTACCCGTGGAA GGGGCTTACATCGAATTATTGCAGAAATCCTGACAATGAGAAAATGCCTTGGTGCTACACGACGGACCCCGGCACTCGATGGGAGTACTGCAAGGTGCCGACCTGTGGAAATGAGCCTGTCCCAG cCCCTAAACCTCCCACGATCTTGGAGGAACCGACCTGTGCCACCGGGGATGGCAGTGCCTACAGAGGAACCATCTCCGAGACAAGATCGGGGAAGACCTGCCAGCTCTGGGCCTCTCAGAATCCACACGAGCATTCCAGGACGCCAGAGAAGTACCCGTGGAA GGGGCTTAAATCGAATTACTGCAGAAATCCTGACAATGAGAGAATGCCTTGGTGCTACACGACGGACCCCGGCACTCGATGGGAGTACTGCAAGGTGCCGACTTGTGGAAATGAGCCTGTCCCAG CCCCTAAACCTCCCACAATCGTGGAGGAGCTGACCTGTGCCACCGGGGATGGCAGTGCCTACAGGGGAACCATCTCCGTGACAGGATCAGGGAAGACCTGCCAGCTCTGGGCCTCTCAGAATCCACACGAGCATTCCAGGACGCCAGAGAACTACCCGTGCAA GGGGCTTAAATCGAATTACTGCAGAAATCCTGACAATGAGAAAATGCCTTGGTGCTACACGACGGACCCCGGCACTCGATGGGAGTACTGCAAGGTGCCGACCTGTGGAAATGAGCCTGTCCCAG cCTCTAAACCTCCCACGATCATGGAGGAGCTGACCTGTGCCACCGGGGATGGCAGTGCCTACAGGGGACCCATCTCCGAGACAGAATCGGGGAAGACCTGCCAGCTCTGGGCCTCTCAGAATCCACACGAGCATTCCAGGACGCCAGAGAACTACCCGTGCAA GGGGCTTAAATCGAATTACTGCAGAAATCCTGACAATGAGACAATGCCTTGGTGCTACACGACGGACCCCGGCACTCGATGGGAGTACTGCAGGGTGCCGACCTGTGGAAATGAGCCTGTCCCAG CCGGTCTGAAGTGCGGACAGGCCAAGGTGAAGCCCGGGAAGTGCTTTAACCAAATTGTTGGAGGATGTGAATCCAAGCCCCACTCCTGGCCCTGGCAAATCAGCCTCCGAACCAA CTCCCACCAGCACTTCTGCGGAGGGACACTGATCAAGCCACAGTGGGTGGTGACTGCTGCACATTGCCTGga ATCACCTCATCCAGCAGCCTACAAGGTGTATcttggaacacacacacagaaagccaATGAGGCATCAAAGCAAGTACGAGACGTCAAAAAGTTGATTCTGGAACCCAGAAATTTAGATATTGCGCTGCTCAAACTAGACAG CCCCGCCATCATAAATGACATGGTGATGCCTGCCTGCTTGCCTGAGAAGGACTACATTGTGCCGCATTTGGCTGAGTGCCACGCGACCGGGTGGGGTGAAACCCGAG GCACTGGTGGGGACGGGGTGCTGAAGCAGTCCCGTCTCCCTGTTATCGAAAACAAAGTGTGCAACCGCCCTGCGTACCTCTCCGGACAAGTGAGGGACCACGAGATGTGCGCGGGGTACATCGAGGGAGGCACTGACAGCTGCCAG GGTGACAGCGGTGGTCCCCTGGTCTGCCATTCGGATAACACCTTCGTCTTACAGGGAGTGACATCATGGGGTGAGGACTGTGCCAAGCCCATGAAGCCAGGGGTGTACACTAGAGTCTCAAAATTTGTGGACTGGATAGCAGAAGAGATCAAGAATAATTCATAA
- the LOC133128245 gene encoding plasminogen-like, whose translation MAWCYTTDPGTRWEYCKLPTCGNEPVPASEAPTILEELTCATEDGSAYRGTISETESRKTCQLWASQNPHKHSRTPENYPWKGLTSNYCRNPDNERMAWCYTTDPGTRWEYCKLPTCGNEPVPAPTILEELTCATGDGSAYRGTISETESWKTCQLWASQNPHKHSRTPENYPWKGLTSNYCRNPDNERMAWCYTTDPGTRWEYCKLPTCGNEPVPAPTILEELTCATGDGSGYRGTISETESGKTCQLWASQNPHEHSRTPENYPWKGLTSNYCRNPDNERMPWCYTTDPGTRWEYCKLPTCGNEPVPATEPPTILEELTCATGDGSGYRGTISETESGKTCQLWASQNPHEHSRTTENYPWK comes from the exons ATGGCTTGGTGCTACACGACGGACCCCGGCACTCGATGGGAGTACTGCAAGTTACCGACCTGTGGAAATGAGCCTGTCCCAG cCTCTGAAGCTCCCACGATCTTGGAGGAGTTGACCTGTGCCACCGAGGATGGCAGTGCCTACAGGGGAACCATCTCCGAGACAGAATCAAGGAAGACCTGCCAGCTCTGGGCCTCTCAGAATCCCCACAAGCATTCCAGGACGCCAGAGAACTACCCGTGGAA GGGGCTTACATCGAATTACTGCAGAAATCCTGACAATGAGAGAATGGCTTGGTGCTACACGACGGATCCCGGCACTCGATGGGAGTACTGCAAGTTGCCGACCTGTGGAAATGAGCCTGTCCCAG CTCCCACGATCTTGGAGGAGTTGACCTGTGCCACCGGGGATGGCAGTGCCTACAGGGGAACCATCTCCGAGACAGAATCCTGGAAGACCTGCCAGCTCTGGGCCTCTCAGAATCCCCACAAGCATTCCAGGACGCCAGAGAACTACCCGTGGAA GGGGCTTACATCGAATTACTGCAGAAATCCTGACAATGAGAGAATGGCTTGGTGCTACACGACGGACCCCGGCACTCGATGGGAGTACTGCAAGTTGCCGACCTGTGGAAATGAGCCTGTCCCAG CTCCCACAATCTTGGAGGAGTTGACCTGTGCCACCGGGGATGGCAGTGGCTACAGGGGAACCATCTCCGAGACAGAATCGGGGAAGACCTGCCAGCTCTGGGCCTCTCAGAATCCACACGAGCATTCCAGGACACCAGAGAACTACCCGTGGAA GGGGCTTACATCGAATTACTGCAGAAATCCTGACAATGAGAGAATGCCTTGGTGCTACACGACGGACCCCGGCACTCGATGGGAGTACTGCAAGTTGCCGACCTGTGGAAATGAGCCTGTCCCAG cCACTGAACCTCCCACAATCTTGGAGGAGTTGACCTGTGCCACCGGGGATGGCAGTGGCTACAGGGGAACCATCTCCGAGACAGAATCGGGGAAGACCTGCCAGCTCTGGGCCTCTCAGAATCCACACGAGCATTCCAGGACAACAGAGAACTACCCGTGGAAGTGA
- the LOC133128244 gene encoding apolipoprotein(a)-like, whose amino-acid sequence MPWCYTTDPGTRWEYCKLPTCGNEPVPASEAPTILEELTCATEDGSAYRGTISETESGKTCQLWASQNPHKHSRTPENYPWKGLTSNYCRNPDNERMPWCYTTDPGTRWEYCKLPTCGNEPVPAPTILEELTCATEDGSAYRGTISETESGKTCQLWASQNPHKHSRTPENYPWKGLTSNYCRNPDNERMPWCYTTDPGTRWEYCKLPTCGNEPVPASEAPTILEEFTCATGDGSAYRGTISETESWKTCQLWASQNPHKHSRTPENYPWKGLTSNYCRNPDNERMAWCYTTDPGTRWEYCKLPTCGNEPVPGTPTILEELTCATGDGSAYRGTISETESGKTCQLWASQNPHKHSRTPENYPWKGLTSNYCRNPDNERMPWCYTTDPGTRWEYCRLPTCGNEPVPASKPPTIMEELTCATGDGSAYRGTISETESGKTCQVWDSQNPHKHSRTPENYPWKGLTSNYCRNPDNERMPWCYTTDPGTRWEYCRLPTCGNEPVPASKPPTIMEELTCATGDGSAYRGTISETESGKTCQLWASQNPHEHSRTPEKYPCKGLKSNYCRNPDNERMPWCYTTDPGTRWEYCKVPTCGNEPVPAPKPPTIVEELTCATGDGSAYRGTISVTGSGKTCQLWASQNPHEHSRTPEKYPSPKPPTILEEPTCATGDGSAYRGTISETRSGKTCQLWASQNPHEHSRMPEKYPWKGLTSNYCRNPDNEKMPWCYTTDPGTRWEYCKVPTCGNEPVPAPKPPTILEEPTCATGDGSAYRGTISETRSGKTCQLWASQNPHEHSRMPEKYPWK is encoded by the exons ATGCCTTGGTGCTACACAACGGACCCCGGCACTCGATGGGAGTACTGCAAGTTGCCGACCTGTGGAAATGAGCCTGTCCCAG cCTCTGAAGCTCCCACGATCTTGGAGGAGTTGACCTGTGCCACCGAGGATGGCAGTGCCTACAGGGGAACCATCTCCGAGACAGAATCGGGGAAGACCTGCCAGCTCTGGGCCTCTCAGAATCCCCACAAGCATTCCAGGACGCCAGAGAACTACCCGTGGAA GGGGCTTACATCGAATTACTGCAGAAATCCTGACAATGAGAGAATGCCTTGGTGCTACACAACGGACCCCGGCACTCGATGGGAGTACTGCAAGTTGCCGACCTGTGGAAATGAGCCTGTCCCAG CTCCCACGATCTTGGAGGAGTTGACCTGTGCCACCGAGGATGGCAGTGCCTACAGGGGAACCATCTCCGAGACAGAATCGGGGAAGACCTGCCAGCTCTGGGCCTCTCAGAATCCCCACAAGCATTCCAGGACGCCAGAGAACTACCCGTGGAA GGGGCTTACATCGAATTACTGCAGAAATCCTGACAATGAGAGAATGCCTTGGTGCTACACGACGGACCCCGGCACTCGATGGGAGTACTGCAAGTTGCCGACCTGTGGAAATGAGCCTGTCCCAG cCTCTGAAGCTCCCACGATCTTGGAGGAGTTTACCTGTGCCACCGGGGATGGCAGTGCCTACAGGGGAACCATCTCCGAGACAGAATCCTGGAAGACCTGCCAGCTCTGGGCCTCTCAGAATCCCCACAAGCATTCCAGGACGCCAGAGAACTACCCGTGGAA GGGGCTTACATCGAATTACTGCAGAAATCCTGACAATGAGAGAATGGCTTGGTGCTACACGACGGACCCCGGCACTCGATGGGAGTACTGCAAGTTGCCGACCTGTGGAAATGAGCCTGTCCCAGGTA CTCCCACGATCTTGGAGGAGTTGACCTGTGCCACCGGGGATGGCAGTGCCTACAGGGGAACCATCTCCGAGACAGAATCGGGGAAGACCTGCCAGCTCTGGGCCTCTCAGAATCCCCACAAGCATTCCAGGACGCCAGAGAACTACCCGTGGAA GGGGCTTACATCGAATTACTGCAGAAATCCTGACAATGAGAGAATGCCTTGGTGCTACACGACGGACCCCGGCACTCGATGGGAGTACTGCAGGTTGCCGACCTGTGGAAATGAGCCTGTCCCAG cCTCTAAACCTCCCACGATCATGGAGGAGCTGACCTGTGCCACCGGGGATGGCAGTGCCTACAGGGGAACCATCTCCGAGACAGAATCGGGGAAGACCTGCCAGGTCTGGGACTCTCAGAATCCCCACAAGCATTCCAGGACGCCAGAGAACTACCCGTGGAA GGGGCTTACATCGAATTACTGCAGAAATCCTGACAATGAGAGAATGCCTTGGTGCTACACGACGGACCCCGGCACTCGATGGGAGTACTGCAGGTTGCCGACCTGTGGAAATGAGCCTGTCCCAG cCTCTAAACCTCCCACGATCATGGAGGAGCTGACCTGTGCCACCGGGGATGGCAGTGCCTACAGGGGAACCATCTCTGAGACAGAATCGGGGAAGACCTGCCAGCTCTGGGCCTCTCAGAATCCACACGAGCATTCCAGGACGCCAGAGAAGTACCCGTGCAA GGGGCTTAAATCTAATTACTGCAGAAATCCTGACAATGAGAGAATGCCTTGGTGCTACACGACGGACCCCGGCACTCGATGGGAGTACTGCAAGGTGCCGACCTGTGGAAATGAGCCTGTCCCAG CCCCTAAACCTCCCACAATCGTGGAGGAGCTGACCTGTGCCACCGGGGATGGCAGTGCCTACAGGGGAACCATCTCCGTGACAGGATCAGGGAAGACCTGCCAGCTCTGGGCCTCTCAGAATCCACACGAGCATTCCAGGACGCCAGAGAAGTACCCGT cCCCTAAACCTCCCACGATCTTGGAGGAGCCGACCTGTGCCACCGGGGATGGCAGTGCCTACAGGGGAACCATCTCCGAGACAAGATCGGGGAAGACCTGCCAGCTCTGGGCCTCTCAGAATCCACACGAGCATTCCAGGATGCCAGAGAAGTACCCGTGGAA GGGGCTTACATCGAATTATTGCAGAAATCCTGACAATGAGAAAATGCCTTGGTGCTACACGACGGACCCCGGCACTCGATGGGAGTACTGCAAGGTGCCGACCTGTGGAAATGAGCCTGTCCCAG cCCCTAAACCTCCCACGATCTTGGAGGAGCCGACCTGTGCCACCGGGGATGGCAGTGCCTACAGGGGAACCATCTCCGAGACAAGATCGGGGAAGACCTGCCAGCTCTGGGCCTCTCAGAATCCACACGAGCATTCCAGGATGCCAGAGAAGTACCCGTGGAAGTGA